One Brassica napus cultivar Da-Ae chromosome C4, Da-Ae, whole genome shotgun sequence genomic region harbors:
- the LOC106392112 gene encoding histone-lysine N-methyltransferase, H3 lysine-9 specific SUVH6-like isoform X2: MRLKARIAENVNVVGADDHHPSAPSSEANMNDPCKEEKKSEQHPPNDMELVVFESHVAKQEPEPKKEESGELTVYTSDRHVEPVAVKPLRICLPDGNDKTAVKSSSSEPKRTHGAVKRKATKSVAFHEPLKVAKKMNIDYGEGSKTKKNLYSRERGRSPDRGELHRQPRTLQVGLPPSRPSGSSGGGDSRTKVKETLRLFYGACRKLLQEEEAKPVKQKRFRVDCEAAKILREKGKYLNTGKHIMGAVPGIEVGDEFQYRMELNILGIHKPSQGGIDYMKIGDEVFATSIVASGGYDDELDNTDVLTYTGQGGNVIKNKKGKEVPMPEDQKLVTGNLALANSVKKKNPVRVIRGNKKAVLESSGDKKGRSYVYDGLYFVETFWQETGSHGKLVFKFKLRRMPGQPELAWKVVKNTKKAEERVGLCRIDISEGHERLPICAVNEIDDEEPPSFIYTVKMIYPDWCRPIPPKGCRCTRRCAEAKDCACVAKNGGEIPYNYDGAIVSAKNLIYECGPLCKCPASCYLRVTQRGIKFPLEIFKTESRGWGVRSLSSIPSGSFICEYVGELLEDKEAERRTGNDEYLFDIGNRYDNSLAEGMSKLMPETQPAMGGDDDEMSGFTIDAAKKGNIGRFINHSCSPNLYAQNVLYDHEDTRIPHVMFFAMDNVPPLQELTYHYNYMIDQVRDSNGNIKKKICYCGSSDCTGRLY, translated from the coding sequence ATGAGGCTTAAGGCGAGAATCGCAGAGAATGTGAATGTTGTTGGTGCTGATGATCACCACCCTAGTGCTCCGTCTTCTGAAGCTAACATGAATGACCCTTGTAAAGAGGAAAAAAAGTCTGAACAGCATCCGCCTAACGACATGGAACTAGTGGTATTTGAATCTCATGTTGCTAAACAGGAACCGGAACCAAAGAAAGAGGAGTCTGGTGAATTGACGGTGTATACAAGTGATCGACATGTTGAGCCGGTGGCGGTTAAGCCGTTGAGGATCTGTTTGCCAGATGGAAATGATAAAACCGCGGTTAAGTCATCGTCATCGGAACCAAAACGAACTCATGGTGCAGTTAAAAGAAAGGCAACGAAAAGCGTTGCGTTTCATGAACCGTTGAAGGTTGCCAAAAAGATGAATATAGATTATGGTGAAGGGTCtaaaacgaagaagaatttGTATTCGCGCGAGAGAGGAAGAAGTCCAGATAGAGGGGAGCTACATCGCCAGCCTCGGACATTACAAGTTGGGCTTCCTCCTTCGCGTCCCAGTGGCTCAAGCGGCGGTGGTGATAGCCGGACAAAAGTCAAGGAAACACTACGTCTTTTCTACGGAGCTTGTAGAAAGCTTTTACAAGAGGAAGAAGCAAAGCCTGTGAAGCAAAAGAGGTTCAGAGTAGACTGCGAGGCGGCCAAGATTCTCAGGGAGAAAGGGAAGTATCTCAACACCGGGAAACATATAATGGGAGCTGTCCCTGGGATTGAAGTAGGTGACGAGTTTCAGTACAGGATGGAGCTGAACATTCTCGGCATACATAAACCGAGTCAAGGAGGTATTGACTATATGAAGATCGGTGATGAAGTATTTGCAACGAGTATTGTAGCCTCCGGAGGGTACGATGACGAGCTTGACAACACTGATGTCTTGACCTACACGGGTCAAGGCGGAAACGTGATAAAGAACAAGAAAGGAAAGGAAGTACCGATGCCTGAAGACCAGAAGCTTGTAACTGGGAACCTCGCGTTAGCAAACAgcgtgaagaagaagaaccctgTGCGCGTCATAAGAGGGAACAAGAAGGCGGTTTTGGAATCATCAGGCGATAAGAAAGGTAGAAGCTACGTTTACGATGGGTTATACTTTGTGGAGACGTTTTGGCAAGAGACTGGTTCGCACGGGAAGCTTGTCTTCAAGTTTAAGCTTAGGCGCATGCCTGGACAACCCGAGCTCGCGTGGAAAGTGGTGAAGAACACAAAGAAGGCAGAGGAGCGCGTGGGTCTGTGCAGGATCGACATCTCGGAAGGGCATGAGAGGCTTCCCATCTGCGCTGTGAACGAGATCGACGACGAGGAGCCTCCTTCTTTCATCTACACGGTTAAGATGATTTACCCTGACTGGTGCAGACCGATACCTCCGAAGGGATGCCGCTGCACCAGACGCTGTGCAGAAGCGAAGGACTGCGCTTGCGTGGCGAAGAACGGAGGAGAGATACCGTATAACTACGATGGAGCTATAGTCAGTGCGAAGAATCTGATCTACGAGTGTGGCCCGCTCTGTAAATGCCCTGCTTCTTGCTACCTAAGAGTCACGCAGAGAGGGATCAAGTTCCCGCTCGAGATCTTCAAAACCGAGTCGAGAGGATGGGGAGTGAGATCTCTCAGCTCGATCCCTTCAGGTAGCTTCATATGCGAGTACGTAGGTGAGCTTTTAGAGGATAAAGAAGCGGAGAGAAGAACAGGGAACGACGAGTATCTCTTTGACATTGGAAACAGATACGACAACTCTTTAGCTGAAGGGATGTCGAAGCTAATGCCTGAGACGCAGCCGGCCATGGGAGGAGATGATGATGAGATGAGCGGCTTCACCATTGATGCAGCGAAGAAAGGTAACATAGGGAGGTTCATAAACCACAGCTGCTCGCCGAACCTGTACGCGCAGAACGTGTTGTATGATCATGAAGACACGAGGATCCCTCACGTGATGTTCTTCGCAATGGACAATGTACCTCCGCTTCAAGAACTCACGTACCACTACAATTACATGATCGATCAGGTACGTGACTCTAATGGTAATATCAAGAAGAAAATATGCTACTGTGGTTCTTCTGATTGTACCGGTAGGCTTTACTAA
- the LOC106392112 gene encoding histone-lysine N-methyltransferase, H3 lysine-9 specific SUVH6-like isoform X1, producing the protein MVHAESVKLSSLSNGHVPQEKLGGDVLQNSTNVRVTASTKTLKFKRRKVFAHRDFPPGCGTPSMRLKARIAENVNVVGADDHHPSAPSSEANMNDPCKEEKKSEQHPPNDMELVVFESHVAKQEPEPKKEESGELTVYTSDRHVEPVAVKPLRICLPDGNDKTAVKSSSSEPKRTHGAVKRKATKSVAFHEPLKVAKKMNIDYGEGSKTKKNLYSRERGRSPDRGELHRQPRTLQVGLPPSRPSGSSGGGDSRTKVKETLRLFYGACRKLLQEEEAKPVKQKRFRVDCEAAKILREKGKYLNTGKHIMGAVPGIEVGDEFQYRMELNILGIHKPSQGGIDYMKIGDEVFATSIVASGGYDDELDNTDVLTYTGQGGNVIKNKKGKEVPMPEDQKLVTGNLALANSVKKKNPVRVIRGNKKAVLESSGDKKGRSYVYDGLYFVETFWQETGSHGKLVFKFKLRRMPGQPELAWKVVKNTKKAEERVGLCRIDISEGHERLPICAVNEIDDEEPPSFIYTVKMIYPDWCRPIPPKGCRCTRRCAEAKDCACVAKNGGEIPYNYDGAIVSAKNLIYECGPLCKCPASCYLRVTQRGIKFPLEIFKTESRGWGVRSLSSIPSGSFICEYVGELLEDKEAERRTGNDEYLFDIGNRYDNSLAEGMSKLMPETQPAMGGDDDEMSGFTIDAAKKGNIGRFINHSCSPNLYAQNVLYDHEDTRIPHVMFFAMDNVPPLQELTYHYNYMIDQVRDSNGNIKKKICYCGSSDCTGRLY; encoded by the coding sequence GAGTCAGTGAAACTTAGTTCCTTGAGCAATGGTCATGTTCCTCAGGAGAAACTAGGAGGAGACGTTTTGCAGAATAGTACTAATGTTCGTGTAACCGCTTCTACTAAGACGCTTAAGTTCAAGCGCCGCAAGGTTTTTGCTCATAGAGACTTCCCTCCTGGCTGTGGAACCCCTTCCATGAGGCTTAAGGCGAGAATCGCAGAGAATGTGAATGTTGTTGGTGCTGATGATCACCACCCTAGTGCTCCGTCTTCTGAAGCTAACATGAATGACCCTTGTAAAGAGGAAAAAAAGTCTGAACAGCATCCGCCTAACGACATGGAACTAGTGGTATTTGAATCTCATGTTGCTAAACAGGAACCGGAACCAAAGAAAGAGGAGTCTGGTGAATTGACGGTGTATACAAGTGATCGACATGTTGAGCCGGTGGCGGTTAAGCCGTTGAGGATCTGTTTGCCAGATGGAAATGATAAAACCGCGGTTAAGTCATCGTCATCGGAACCAAAACGAACTCATGGTGCAGTTAAAAGAAAGGCAACGAAAAGCGTTGCGTTTCATGAACCGTTGAAGGTTGCCAAAAAGATGAATATAGATTATGGTGAAGGGTCtaaaacgaagaagaatttGTATTCGCGCGAGAGAGGAAGAAGTCCAGATAGAGGGGAGCTACATCGCCAGCCTCGGACATTACAAGTTGGGCTTCCTCCTTCGCGTCCCAGTGGCTCAAGCGGCGGTGGTGATAGCCGGACAAAAGTCAAGGAAACACTACGTCTTTTCTACGGAGCTTGTAGAAAGCTTTTACAAGAGGAAGAAGCAAAGCCTGTGAAGCAAAAGAGGTTCAGAGTAGACTGCGAGGCGGCCAAGATTCTCAGGGAGAAAGGGAAGTATCTCAACACCGGGAAACATATAATGGGAGCTGTCCCTGGGATTGAAGTAGGTGACGAGTTTCAGTACAGGATGGAGCTGAACATTCTCGGCATACATAAACCGAGTCAAGGAGGTATTGACTATATGAAGATCGGTGATGAAGTATTTGCAACGAGTATTGTAGCCTCCGGAGGGTACGATGACGAGCTTGACAACACTGATGTCTTGACCTACACGGGTCAAGGCGGAAACGTGATAAAGAACAAGAAAGGAAAGGAAGTACCGATGCCTGAAGACCAGAAGCTTGTAACTGGGAACCTCGCGTTAGCAAACAgcgtgaagaagaagaaccctgTGCGCGTCATAAGAGGGAACAAGAAGGCGGTTTTGGAATCATCAGGCGATAAGAAAGGTAGAAGCTACGTTTACGATGGGTTATACTTTGTGGAGACGTTTTGGCAAGAGACTGGTTCGCACGGGAAGCTTGTCTTCAAGTTTAAGCTTAGGCGCATGCCTGGACAACCCGAGCTCGCGTGGAAAGTGGTGAAGAACACAAAGAAGGCAGAGGAGCGCGTGGGTCTGTGCAGGATCGACATCTCGGAAGGGCATGAGAGGCTTCCCATCTGCGCTGTGAACGAGATCGACGACGAGGAGCCTCCTTCTTTCATCTACACGGTTAAGATGATTTACCCTGACTGGTGCAGACCGATACCTCCGAAGGGATGCCGCTGCACCAGACGCTGTGCAGAAGCGAAGGACTGCGCTTGCGTGGCGAAGAACGGAGGAGAGATACCGTATAACTACGATGGAGCTATAGTCAGTGCGAAGAATCTGATCTACGAGTGTGGCCCGCTCTGTAAATGCCCTGCTTCTTGCTACCTAAGAGTCACGCAGAGAGGGATCAAGTTCCCGCTCGAGATCTTCAAAACCGAGTCGAGAGGATGGGGAGTGAGATCTCTCAGCTCGATCCCTTCAGGTAGCTTCATATGCGAGTACGTAGGTGAGCTTTTAGAGGATAAAGAAGCGGAGAGAAGAACAGGGAACGACGAGTATCTCTTTGACATTGGAAACAGATACGACAACTCTTTAGCTGAAGGGATGTCGAAGCTAATGCCTGAGACGCAGCCGGCCATGGGAGGAGATGATGATGAGATGAGCGGCTTCACCATTGATGCAGCGAAGAAAGGTAACATAGGGAGGTTCATAAACCACAGCTGCTCGCCGAACCTGTACGCGCAGAACGTGTTGTATGATCATGAAGACACGAGGATCCCTCACGTGATGTTCTTCGCAATGGACAATGTACCTCCGCTTCAAGAACTCACGTACCACTACAATTACATGATCGATCAGGTACGTGACTCTAATGGTAATATCAAGAAGAAAATATGCTACTGTGGTTCTTCTGATTGTACCGGTAGGCTTTACTAA